In Trichocoleus desertorum NBK24, the following are encoded in one genomic region:
- the panD gene encoding aspartate 1-decarboxylase yields the protein MHRTLLLAKIHSCTLTAANLNYVGSISIDEVLLNAAGILPYEQVQVVNVANGERLITYAIPAPANSGAVELNGAAARLGMKGDRVIIMTYAQFDATEVETHCPTVVLVDERNRLAEVLRYNHMLPRSGLIEDVRV from the coding sequence ATGCATCGGACGCTCCTCTTAGCCAAAATTCACAGTTGCACCCTCACTGCTGCCAATCTCAATTATGTGGGTAGCATCAGTATTGATGAGGTTTTATTAAATGCAGCAGGGATTTTACCCTATGAGCAAGTGCAAGTCGTCAATGTGGCTAATGGCGAACGACTCATCACCTATGCAATCCCAGCCCCAGCTAACTCTGGAGCGGTTGAACTTAATGGTGCCGCTGCTCGTCTCGGTATGAAAGGCGATCGCGTCATTATTATGACTTACGCACAGTTTGATGCGACAGAAGTCGAAACTCACTGTCCTACGGTTGTTTTAGTAGATGAGCGCAATCGACTAGCAGAAGTGCTCCGATACAATCACATGCTACCAAGGTCTGGTTTGATTGAAGATGTCAGAGTCTAA